A genomic window from Exiguobacterium acetylicum DSM 20416 includes:
- a CDS encoding dynamin family protein translates to MRSFEERLSNQLEATASLVTLIQPSTDQLRLDKLDKFAMKLLKREFTIAFAGHFSAGKSSMINALTGESVLPTSPIPTSANIVTLQQGDTDSAIVHFHEQPSVRLTAKEQEEHLQTLGKSGDVRQIDLTHAASKLPPGLVLMDTPGVDSVDDAHRVSTESALHLADILFYVMDYNHVQSELNFMVTDELQAAVPELYLIVNQIDKHRDDELSFDAFRRSVHASFAEHGVVPKGIFFTSLRNPDHLHNDFTEVEQLVKQSIRDAQPKLLTSAALTLESLHQEHTRYLTRLVSEAHETMTEQLSDAERRDPATIEAELVHISQQLEARQPDRWVQTFSLHRDQLLKNATLMPFELREKMRRFLESRQRDFKVGLFRSTKKTEAAQAEIAQDVLRAYQTVTASEISLHLRNLMKQSLRDLGLLQDMHIVAIDQLSLDPPLSVLESALPTGITITGESVLQFTNRVAEQTQAWFVKETNAWREHVRQELTVTFPKEQAELLQRQSSLQHKWNSVQVWQQATVALERYEHGVADPSDQQLERARTQVSVWEEQLIQQEAAIVSFTGYESVTETTAFEVATTISEQQAVRYAPEDVAQIRQHLNGLQGFEDAVAYLNDKLDRLTHQSFTIALFGAFSAGKSSFCNALLGDKVLPVSPNPTTASINRIHPVDAAHPHGVAEVTFKSEAAMLEDLNEAMVGTMTFESTKQAYDTLLPRTASLTDPFLRAFLKGFPAVQSFIGTVQTVDQEAFKQYVAQEERSCFIDVIDFYYDSPLTRLGVTLVDTPGADSINARHTDVAFDYIKNADAILFVTYFNHAFARADREFLIQLGRVKDAFELDKMFFLVNAIDLAASDSERQDVLNYVATELQRFGIRSPRLYGVSSLQGLTEKQQERSDSTSGLPEFEEAFHHFLAEDLTGLAKVSLSEQTEKTVQRLERFIAATEANLLRKEERLAELSALEQQVTDRFEDNRAALIEPALKAEIHELLHHVVQRIYYRFPDFFKESYNPVRFAQTGKGAALQDALTELLTFLRFDFEQELRVTHFRVDQWLEAALIRRQQEEQQLLEQWNESFQLAPVTVSRLNEMTFDGPFEDATPYVGVKRHFRNAKAFFEKNEKEQLKEELATLTKQEALAYTATQEKRLLAVAAAHLDVSLTAVSEHLLRQTLEQLESERATLQAQETLTPYKQAAKQIRSLTQHVTS, encoded by the coding sequence ATGCGCTCATTTGAGGAACGATTATCGAACCAACTCGAGGCGACGGCCTCACTCGTCACATTGATTCAACCTTCAACGGATCAACTTCGTTTAGATAAACTAGATAAATTCGCCATGAAACTATTAAAACGAGAGTTCACGATTGCGTTTGCTGGTCATTTCTCGGCTGGGAAGTCGAGCATGATTAACGCCTTGACAGGAGAATCGGTCTTACCAACGAGCCCGATTCCAACGAGTGCGAACATCGTGACGCTTCAGCAAGGTGACACGGATTCAGCGATCGTTCACTTTCACGAACAACCGTCTGTTCGCCTGACAGCGAAAGAGCAAGAGGAGCATCTTCAAACGCTTGGGAAGAGTGGCGATGTCCGACAAATCGACTTGACGCATGCCGCGTCCAAGCTGCCACCTGGTCTTGTCCTAATGGATACACCTGGCGTTGACTCGGTCGATGATGCCCACCGTGTATCAACGGAATCCGCACTTCACTTAGCAGACATCTTGTTTTACGTCATGGACTACAACCATGTCCAATCCGAATTGAACTTCATGGTAACGGATGAATTACAAGCTGCCGTACCTGAGTTATATTTAATCGTCAATCAAATTGATAAACATCGTGACGATGAATTATCATTCGACGCATTCCGCCGCTCGGTCCATGCATCCTTCGCCGAACATGGTGTCGTGCCAAAAGGAATCTTCTTTACGAGTCTAAGGAATCCAGATCATTTGCATAACGATTTTACGGAAGTCGAACAGCTCGTTAAGCAAAGCATTCGCGACGCTCAACCGAAGTTGTTGACGTCTGCCGCTTTGACACTTGAAAGTCTTCACCAAGAGCATACACGGTATCTCACACGTCTCGTTTCAGAAGCCCACGAGACGATGACTGAACAATTGAGTGACGCTGAACGACGCGATCCGGCGACGATCGAAGCCGAACTAGTCCACATCTCGCAGCAATTAGAAGCACGCCAACCGGACCGTTGGGTACAGACGTTTTCGTTGCATCGGGATCAACTCTTGAAAAATGCGACCTTGATGCCGTTTGAGTTACGTGAGAAGATGCGCCGTTTTCTTGAGTCACGCCAACGTGACTTCAAGGTTGGACTATTCCGTAGCACGAAAAAGACGGAAGCGGCTCAAGCAGAGATCGCGCAAGACGTGCTACGTGCCTATCAGACGGTGACCGCTTCCGAAATTTCGCTACATTTACGTAACTTGATGAAACAATCGTTACGTGACCTTGGTCTCTTGCAGGATATGCATATCGTCGCAATCGATCAGCTCTCACTCGACCCACCGCTTTCCGTACTCGAAAGTGCCTTGCCAACCGGTATTACGATTACCGGTGAATCGGTGCTCCAGTTCACGAATCGTGTCGCTGAGCAGACACAAGCGTGGTTCGTCAAGGAAACGAACGCGTGGCGGGAGCATGTGCGCCAAGAGTTAACGGTGACTTTCCCGAAAGAACAAGCTGAACTATTGCAACGACAGTCGTCACTACAGCACAAATGGAACAGCGTCCAAGTATGGCAACAGGCTACCGTAGCACTTGAGCGTTATGAGCATGGTGTTGCCGATCCATCTGATCAACAACTCGAACGAGCTCGGACGCAAGTTTCGGTCTGGGAGGAGCAATTGATCCAACAAGAAGCGGCGATCGTCTCCTTTACCGGGTATGAATCGGTGACAGAAACTACTGCGTTTGAAGTTGCGACGACGATCAGTGAGCAACAAGCCGTCCGTTATGCACCGGAAGACGTCGCTCAAATCCGTCAGCATCTGAATGGTCTTCAAGGTTTTGAAGATGCCGTCGCTTATTTGAATGACAAATTGGACCGACTGACACACCAATCGTTCACGATCGCCTTATTCGGTGCCTTCAGTGCTGGGAAATCGTCGTTTTGCAATGCCTTGCTCGGAGATAAGGTACTACCGGTCTCTCCGAACCCGACGACCGCGTCGATCAACCGGATTCATCCCGTTGACGCTGCACACCCGCACGGCGTGGCAGAAGTCACGTTCAAGTCGGAAGCAGCGATGCTTGAAGACTTAAATGAAGCGATGGTCGGGACGATGACTTTTGAGTCAACGAAACAGGCATACGATACGCTCTTACCACGTACCGCGTCACTGACGGATCCGTTCTTGCGTGCTTTCTTGAAAGGATTCCCTGCCGTTCAATCCTTCATCGGTACCGTCCAGACGGTCGATCAAGAAGCTTTTAAACAGTATGTCGCGCAGGAAGAACGAAGCTGTTTCATAGATGTCATCGATTTCTATTACGATAGCCCGTTAACACGTCTTGGCGTGACGCTCGTCGATACACCGGGAGCAGATTCAATCAATGCCCGTCATACTGATGTCGCTTTTGATTACATCAAGAACGCGGATGCGATCTTATTCGTCACGTACTTCAATCATGCCTTCGCCCGCGCTGACCGTGAATTCTTGATTCAACTCGGTCGTGTCAAAGACGCATTCGAACTCGATAAGATGTTCTTCCTCGTCAACGCGATTGATCTTGCTGCGTCAGATAGCGAACGTCAAGATGTCTTGAACTATGTCGCGACGGAATTGCAACGGTTCGGGATTCGATCGCCCCGACTGTATGGCGTCTCGAGCTTACAAGGACTCACGGAAAAGCAACAAGAGCGATCGGATTCAACTTCCGGTTTACCTGAATTCGAGGAGGCATTCCATCACTTCCTAGCGGAGGATCTGACCGGTCTCGCCAAAGTATCGTTGTCTGAGCAGACGGAAAAGACCGTCCAGCGACTCGAACGATTTATCGCTGCGACTGAAGCGAATCTGTTGCGAAAAGAAGAACGGTTGGCTGAGCTGTCTGCTTTAGAACAGCAGGTCACGGATCGTTTCGAAGACAATCGCGCCGCTTTGATCGAACCTGCACTCAAAGCAGAGATCCATGAGCTGTTGCATCATGTCGTACAACGCATTTATTACCGTTTCCCCGACTTTTTCAAGGAATCCTATAATCCTGTTCGTTTTGCTCAAACTGGCAAAGGAGCGGCATTACAGGATGCATTAACGGAACTGTTGACGTTCCTTCGGTTCGATTTTGAACAAGAGCTCCGGGTCACGCATTTCCGTGTCGATCAATGGCTCGAAGCGGCCTTGATCCGGCGTCAACAAGAGGAGCAACAGTTGCTAGAGCAATGGAACGAATCCTTCCAACTCGCACCTGTCACGGTCTCTCGATTAAACGAAATGACGTTCGATGGTCCATTCGAAGATGCAACGCCTTATGTCGGCGTCAAACGTCACTTCCGGAATGCGAAAGCCTTCTTCGAGAAAAATGAGAAGGAGCAGCTGAAAGAGGAGCTTGCGACATTAACCAAACAAGAAGCACTCGCGTATACTGCCACTCAAGAAAAACGCTTGCTGGCAGTCGCGGCGGCACATCTAGATGTTTCTTTGACAGCCGTTTCAGAGCACCTGTTACGTCAAACACTCGAGCAACTTGAGAGTGAACGCGCGACGTTACAGGCACAAGAGACGCTGACCCCTTATAAACAAGCAGCTAAGCAGATTCGCAGTCTGACGCAACACGTCACTTCATGA
- the corA gene encoding magnesium/cobalt transporter CorA gives MIRCILIDANDTIILTDDVSRIQESGIKRYFVDFNQPNDAEKQKLIEVFDFHPLAIEDCFHYLQRPKLEYYTEHSFFVLHALDEGTLTSREINLFASDRHLVSYHEQSSPEIDIVFEQCSQRLDKQETVDLVHKIMDKIVDGYFPIVHATEDELFALEERYRTRGNDRRLMEEIFELRARLLRISRTVMPMRDLLYRVVESKRLSIYPKKQAFFRDLYDHLLKLSEMIEYNRLMTSEFRDNFISLNSYRMNSIMKTLTIFTTIFMPLTFIAGIYGMNFEHMPELTTRYGYFVTLGAMGLLALGMILFFKKNRWFDE, from the coding sequence TTGATTCGTTGTATACTGATCGATGCGAATGACACAATCATTTTGACCGATGATGTAAGTCGAATACAGGAGTCGGGCATCAAACGTTATTTCGTTGATTTCAATCAACCGAACGACGCAGAGAAGCAAAAATTGATTGAGGTTTTTGATTTTCATCCACTGGCGATTGAAGATTGTTTTCATTACTTGCAACGCCCAAAGCTTGAATATTATACAGAACATAGCTTTTTTGTCCTTCATGCGCTCGATGAAGGAACGTTGACGAGTCGTGAAATCAATTTGTTCGCAAGTGATCGGCATCTCGTTAGCTACCATGAGCAATCTTCACCAGAAATTGATATCGTGTTTGAACAGTGTAGCCAACGCCTCGACAAACAAGAAACAGTCGACCTCGTACATAAAATCATGGATAAGATCGTCGACGGGTATTTTCCGATCGTTCATGCGACGGAAGATGAATTGTTTGCGCTTGAAGAACGCTACCGAACGCGTGGCAATGATCGTCGGTTGATGGAGGAGATTTTCGAACTACGCGCGCGGTTACTTCGAATCTCGCGGACGGTCATGCCGATGCGGGACTTACTGTATCGTGTCGTCGAATCAAAGCGGTTATCGATTTATCCAAAGAAACAAGCATTCTTTCGCGATTTGTACGATCACTTACTGAAGTTATCGGAAATGATCGAATACAATCGATTAATGACCTCTGAGTTTCGGGATAATTTCATTTCCCTCAACTCGTACCGGATGAATAGCATCATGAAGACGTTGACAATCTTCACGACGATTTTCATGCCGTTGACGTTCATCGCCGGTATATACGGCATGAACTTCGAACATATGCCAGAACTGACCACTCGGTACGGTTATTTCGTGACATTAGGGGCAATGGGACTCCTCGCTTTAGGAATGATTCTGTTTTTCAAAAAAAATCGCTGGTTTGATGAATAA
- a CDS encoding LysR family transcriptional regulator, with product MDIRQLLFFTTIVEQGYNLTRASKHLSISQPALSQMIRDFEQLEQVELFIRKHGRLTGLSETGRQLYEDAKIVLTRHQALMGHLRERSNVVRGKVRLGIPPVILPVLFSQLIPKFMAEHPGIELEIIEEGAFELKRRLLLEELDLAILIEPGESYGIERFRLIEDEVVVAVRPNHPFQAKEALSYRDIGNEPLVILNDRFMLHHQILSEFRKVQQEPNIFFMSGAWDLLIGMVQELDVISILPEPILRFHHADDIKIIPFDPPMLWDVSLNRLVGTELRPVVQHVHQYIVHYFQSYWPTPSR from the coding sequence GTGGATATTCGACAGTTACTTTTTTTTACGACAATCGTTGAGCAAGGCTATAACTTAACGCGTGCTTCGAAGCACTTGTCAATCTCGCAACCGGCGCTTAGTCAGATGATCCGCGACTTCGAGCAGCTGGAGCAAGTGGAACTGTTCATTCGAAAGCACGGACGGTTGACAGGGTTATCGGAAACGGGACGTCAATTGTATGAGGATGCGAAGATCGTTCTGACACGTCATCAAGCATTGATGGGGCATCTGCGTGAACGCTCGAACGTCGTCCGAGGAAAAGTCCGTCTCGGCATCCCACCCGTCATCCTCCCTGTCTTATTTTCGCAGTTGATTCCGAAGTTCATGGCGGAACACCCTGGCATCGAACTCGAAATCATCGAGGAGGGGGCGTTTGAACTCAAACGTCGACTGTTACTTGAAGAACTCGACTTGGCCATCTTGATCGAACCGGGCGAATCCTATGGCATCGAACGTTTTCGATTGATCGAAGATGAGGTCGTCGTCGCCGTTCGTCCGAATCACCCGTTTCAAGCAAAAGAAGCGCTATCCTATCGTGATATCGGAAATGAACCACTCGTCATCTTGAACGATCGATTCATGTTACATCATCAAATACTATCGGAGTTTCGTAAAGTGCAGCAAGAGCCGAATATCTTCTTCATGTCAGGGGCATGGGACTTGTTGATCGGGATGGTCCAAGAACTTGACGTCATCTCGATCCTACCGGAGCCGATACTACGGTTTCATCATGCGGATGACATTAAAATCATCCCGTTCGACCCACCGATGTTATGGGATGTCTCATTGAACCGACTCGTTGGGACGGAATTACGTCCTGTCGTCCAGCACGTCCACCAATACATCGTCCACTATTTTCAGTCGTACTGGCCAACGCCATCGCGTTGA